From one Streptomyces mobaraensis genomic stretch:
- a CDS encoding glycosyltransferase — protein MTWISVGSLAAWLWLLLGQGFFWRTDVRLPHRTPPDLRPPDDWPSVAIVVPARDEAEVLPESLPSLLAQDYPGRAEVFLVDDGSTDGTGDLARSLAAERGGLPLTVDSPGEPGPGWTGKLWAVRHGMALARARTDAEYLLLTDADIAHAPGSLRELVAAARAADLDLVSQMARLRVVTPWERLIVPAFVYFFSQLYPFRWVNQPGGRTAAAAGGCVLLRREAAERARIPDAIRHAVIDDVTLARAVKRTGGRIWLGLAERVDSIRPYPRLGQLWRMVSRSAYAQLLYQPLLLLATVAGLAVVYLAPPAAVAAGAAAGNLPLLACGAAAWAVMTGTYLPMLRYYRQPVWLAPLLPFTAALYLLMTVDSAVQHYRGRGAAWKGRTYARPEAAP, from the coding sequence CTGACATGGATCTCCGTCGGTTCCCTGGCCGCGTGGCTGTGGCTGCTGCTGGGCCAGGGCTTCTTCTGGCGCACGGACGTGCGCCTGCCACATCGCACACCGCCGGACCTCCGGCCGCCGGACGACTGGCCGTCCGTGGCGATCGTGGTGCCCGCCCGGGACGAGGCGGAGGTGCTCCCGGAGAGCCTGCCGTCGCTGCTGGCCCAGGACTACCCGGGCCGGGCCGAGGTGTTCCTGGTCGACGACGGCAGCACGGACGGCACCGGCGACCTGGCCCGGTCGCTGGCCGCCGAGCGCGGCGGACTGCCGCTGACCGTGGACTCCCCCGGCGAACCCGGGCCCGGGTGGACCGGCAAGCTGTGGGCGGTACGGCACGGCATGGCGCTGGCCCGCGCCCGTACCGACGCCGAGTACCTGCTGCTGACGGACGCCGACATCGCGCACGCGCCCGGCAGCCTGCGCGAACTCGTCGCGGCGGCCCGCGCGGCCGACCTCGACCTGGTATCGCAGATGGCCCGGCTGCGGGTGGTCACCCCGTGGGAGCGGCTGATCGTCCCGGCCTTCGTGTACTTCTTCTCGCAGCTCTACCCGTTCCGCTGGGTCAACCAGCCCGGCGGCCGGACCGCCGCCGCGGCCGGCGGCTGCGTCCTGCTGCGCCGGGAGGCGGCGGAGCGGGCGCGGATCCCGGACGCCATCCGCCACGCGGTCATCGACGACGTGACGCTGGCCCGCGCGGTCAAGCGCACCGGCGGCCGGATCTGGCTGGGCCTCGCCGAGCGGGTGGACAGCATCCGCCCCTACCCCCGGCTGGGGCAGTTGTGGCGGATGGTGTCCCGCAGCGCTTATGCGCAACTCCTGTACCAGCCGCTGCTGCTGCTCGCCACGGTGGCGGGCCTGGCCGTGGTCTACCTCGCCCCGCCGGCGGCCGTGGCGGCCGGCGCCGCCGCCGGGAACCTGCCGCTGCTGGCCTGCGGGGCGGCGGCGTGGGCGGTGATGACGGGCACGTACCTACCGATGCTGCGCTACTACCGGCAGCCGGTGTGGCTCGCGCCGCTGCTCCCGTTCACCGCCGCGCTGTACCTGCTGATGACGGTCGACTCGGCGGTCCAGCACTACCGGGGCCGGGGCGCGGCCTGGAAGGGGCGGACGTACGCCCGCCCCGAGGCCGCACCCTGA
- a CDS encoding glutamate racemase: protein MKIALMDSGNGLLAAAAAVHRLRPDADLVLSSDPGSMPWGPRTPQDVTERALGCARAAAAQRPDALIIACNTASVHALAAVRAELEPGLPVIGTVPAIKPAAAGGGPFAIWATPATTGSPYQRGLIREFAAGVEVTEVACPGLADAIQWADDAAIDAAIASAAARTPRDVRAVVLGCTHYELVAERIRAAVQAPAGPPLVLYDSAGAVAAQALRRIGAAPAPDAEPTGRLTVLLGGREGVLDAASLSYPEARSLTTVGAGRP from the coding sequence GTGAAGATCGCGCTCATGGACTCCGGCAACGGCCTCCTCGCGGCGGCGGCCGCCGTGCACCGGTTGCGGCCCGACGCCGATCTGGTCCTCTCCTCGGACCCCGGCAGCATGCCCTGGGGTCCCCGCACCCCGCAGGACGTCACCGAACGCGCCCTGGGCTGCGCACGCGCCGCCGCGGCGCAGCGGCCGGACGCCCTGATCATCGCCTGCAACACCGCCTCGGTCCACGCGCTGGCGGCCGTCCGGGCCGAACTGGAGCCGGGCCTTCCGGTGATCGGCACGGTCCCCGCGATCAAGCCGGCCGCGGCGGGCGGCGGCCCGTTCGCCATCTGGGCCACCCCGGCCACCACCGGCAGCCCCTACCAGCGCGGCCTCATCCGCGAGTTCGCGGCCGGCGTCGAGGTCACCGAGGTGGCGTGCCCCGGGCTCGCCGACGCGATCCAGTGGGCCGACGACGCCGCCATCGACGCCGCCATCGCCTCGGCGGCGGCCCGTACCCCGCGCGACGTCCGCGCCGTCGTCCTCGGCTGCACCCACTACGAGCTGGTCGCCGAGCGCATCCGGGCCGCCGTCCAGGCGCCCGCCGGACCGCCGCTGGTCCTGTACGACTCGGCCGGCGCGGTGGCCGCCCAGGCGCTGCGCCGGATCGGCGCCGCCCCGGCGCCGGACGCGGAACCGACGGGCCGCCTGACGGTGCTGCTCGGGGGACGCGAAGGGGTCCTCGACGCGGCCTCGCTGAGCTACCCGGAGGCCCGTTCCCTGACGACGGTGGGGGCGGGACGCCCGTAA
- a CDS encoding MFS transporter, translating into MLVMLIGSLLLFVGTMVAHPAVLEMIPRFGRETLAGTYFGLFYVFAGLTAAGGNAVVGWTMDIGKQYECPWLPWIGCVAFGLSSALAVTLLYRTRLLPDRPEVSAMEGTVIPSGLPERSGAMAAEASSGPAGPTAESVGRWEAGFLGRTRLPGPGRAADEAREKPPR; encoded by the coding sequence ATGCTCGTCATGCTGATCGGTTCGCTGCTGCTGTTCGTCGGCACGATGGTCGCCCACCCGGCGGTCCTGGAGATGATCCCCCGGTTCGGCCGCGAGACGCTCGCCGGCACCTACTTCGGGCTGTTCTACGTCTTCGCCGGGCTGACCGCCGCCGGCGGCAACGCCGTCGTCGGCTGGACGATGGACATCGGCAAACAGTACGAGTGCCCGTGGCTGCCTTGGATCGGCTGCGTCGCCTTCGGCCTCTCCTCCGCCCTCGCCGTCACCCTCCTCTACCGCACCCGGCTCCTCCCGGACCGCCCGGAGGTCTCCGCGATGGAGGGCACCGTCATCCCGTCCGGCCTGCCCGAGCGGAGCGGCGCGATGGCCGCGGAGGCGAGCTCCGGCCCGGCCGGGCCGACGGCGGAGAGCGTCGGCCGCTGGGAGGCGGGCTTCCTCGGCCGGACCCGCCTGCCGGGCCCGGGCCGGGCGGCGGACGAGGCGCGGGAGAAGCCGCCGCGCTGA
- a CDS encoding NADP-dependent succinic semialdehyde dehydrogenase yields MPIATVNPATGETLKTFEALAPDGIERRVAAAAAAFRHHRTRDFAERARLLRRAADLLEEDGDDIARTMTLEMGKPLAAARAEAAKCVKAMRWYAEHAEALLADEHPPADAVADSGASAVRVHHRPLGPVLAVMPWNFPLWQVVRFAAPALMAGNVGLLKHASNVPQTALYLEDLFRRAGYPEGCFQTLLIGSGAVESVLRDPRVAAATLTGSEPAGRSVASVAGDEIKKTVLELGGSDPYVVMPSADLARAVRTAVTARVQNNGQSCIAAKRFIVHTDVYETFLERFTARMDGLTVGDPLDEATDVGPLATEQGRADVEELVDDAVRQGAVPRCGGGRPALPGKLAGGWFYEPTVLSDVTPEMRIHREEAFGPVATVYRVADLDEAVTVANDSPFGLSSNVWTRDEGEQRRFVRDLEAGGVFFNGMTASHPAFPFGGVKRSGYGRELSGQGIREFCNVTTVWYGAEPAADA; encoded by the coding sequence ATGCCCATCGCCACGGTGAACCCCGCGACCGGCGAGACCCTCAAGACGTTCGAGGCCCTGGCCCCGGACGGGATCGAGCGCCGGGTGGCCGCCGCGGCCGCCGCGTTCCGGCACCACCGGACCCGGGACTTCGCCGAGCGGGCCCGGCTGCTCCGCCGCGCCGCCGACCTCCTGGAGGAGGACGGGGACGACATCGCCCGCACCATGACCCTCGAAATGGGCAAGCCGCTCGCCGCCGCCCGCGCGGAGGCGGCCAAGTGCGTGAAGGCCATGCGCTGGTACGCCGAGCACGCCGAGGCGCTGCTCGCGGATGAGCACCCGCCGGCCGACGCGGTCGCCGACTCGGGCGCGTCGGCCGTCCGCGTCCACCACCGCCCGCTGGGCCCGGTGCTGGCCGTCATGCCGTGGAACTTCCCGCTGTGGCAGGTCGTCCGGTTCGCCGCCCCCGCGCTGATGGCCGGCAACGTCGGGCTGCTCAAGCACGCGTCCAACGTGCCGCAGACGGCCCTGTACCTGGAGGACCTCTTCCGCCGGGCCGGCTATCCCGAGGGCTGCTTCCAGACGCTGCTCATCGGCTCCGGCGCCGTCGAGTCCGTCCTGCGCGATCCCCGGGTGGCCGCCGCCACCCTCACCGGCAGCGAGCCGGCGGGCCGTTCGGTCGCGTCCGTCGCCGGGGACGAGATCAAGAAGACGGTCCTGGAACTGGGCGGCAGCGACCCGTACGTGGTGATGCCCTCCGCCGACCTGGCCCGCGCCGTCCGGACGGCGGTGACGGCCCGCGTCCAGAACAACGGCCAGTCCTGCATCGCCGCCAAGCGCTTCATCGTCCACACGGACGTCTACGAGACGTTCCTGGAGCGCTTCACCGCCCGTATGGACGGTCTGACCGTCGGCGACCCCCTGGACGAGGCCACCGACGTCGGCCCGCTCGCCACCGAGCAGGGCCGCGCCGACGTCGAGGAACTCGTCGACGACGCGGTGCGGCAGGGCGCGGTGCCCCGGTGCGGCGGCGGCCGGCCCGCCCTGCCCGGGAAGCTGGCCGGCGGCTGGTTCTACGAGCCGACCGTGCTCTCGGACGTCACCCCGGAGATGCGCATCCACCGCGAGGAGGCGTTCGGCCCGGTCGCCACCGTCTACCGCGTCGCGGACCTCGACGAGGCGGTGACGGTGGCCAACGACTCGCCGTTCGGCCTCAGTTCCAACGTCTGGACCCGGGACGAGGGCGAACAGCGGCGCTTCGTCCGCGACCTGGAGGCGGGCGGCGTCTTCTTCAACGGCATGACCGCCTCCCACCCGGCCTTCCCCTTCGGCGGCGTCAAGCGCTCGGGCTACGGCCGTGAGCTGTCGGGGCAGGGCATCCGCGAGTTCTGCAACGTCACCACGGTGTGGTACGGAGCGGAACCGGCCGCCGACGCCTGA
- the dhaK gene encoding dihydroxyacetone kinase subunit DhaK: MKMLINVPESVVPDALRGMAAVHPELVVDVEGRVVRRREAPVAGKVGLVSGGGSGHEPLHGGFVGLGMLDAACPGEIFTSPVPDQMVRAAAAVDSGAGVLFVVKNYTGDVLNFNMAAELAEDEGIQVASVLVNDDVAVTDSTHTAGRRGTGATLFVERIAGAVAEAGAPLARVEAVARRVNEASRSFGVALSACSTPSKGGPTFDLPAGELELGVGIHGEPGRERRAMMTSGEVADYAVHAVLDDLHPTGPVLALVNGAGGTPLLELYGFAAEVHRVLRERGVPVARTLVGNYVTSLDMAGASVTLCQVDDEMLRWWDAPVRTPALRWGC; encoded by the coding sequence GTGAAAATGCTGATCAACGTCCCCGAGTCCGTCGTCCCCGACGCCCTGCGGGGTATGGCCGCCGTGCATCCCGAACTGGTCGTGGATGTGGAGGGGCGGGTCGTGCGGCGGCGGGAGGCTCCGGTGGCGGGGAAGGTGGGGCTGGTGTCGGGGGGTGGGTCGGGGCATGAGCCGTTGCATGGGGGGTTCGTGGGGCTGGGGATGCTGGATGCCGCGTGCCCCGGGGAGATTTTCACGAGTCCCGTGCCTGACCAGATGGTGCGGGCGGCGGCTGCCGTGGACAGTGGGGCGGGCGTGCTGTTCGTCGTGAAGAACTACACCGGTGACGTCCTGAACTTCAACATGGCCGCCGAGCTCGCCGAGGACGAGGGGATCCAGGTGGCCAGCGTGCTCGTCAACGACGATGTCGCGGTGACCGACAGCACGCACACGGCCGGTCGCCGGGGGACGGGGGCCACGCTGTTCGTGGAGAGGATCGCGGGGGCGGTGGCGGAGGCGGGGGCGCCGCTGGCGCGGGTGGAGGCGGTCGCGCGGCGGGTGAACGAGGCGTCGCGGAGCTTCGGCGTCGCGCTGTCGGCCTGTTCGACGCCGAGCAAGGGCGGTCCCACCTTCGATCTGCCGGCCGGTGAGCTGGAGCTCGGGGTCGGCATCCACGGGGAGCCGGGCCGGGAGCGCCGGGCGATGATGACGTCCGGAGAGGTCGCGGACTACGCCGTGCACGCGGTGCTGGACGATCTCCATCCCACCGGTCCGGTGCTCGCGCTCGTCAATGGGGCCGGCGGGACGCCGCTGCTGGAGCTGTACGGCTTCGCGGCGGAGGTGCACCGCGTGCTGCGCGAGCGCGGGGTGCCCGTCGCCCGGACGCTGGTCGGGAACTACGTCACCTCCCTGGACATGGCCGGCGCCTCCGTGACGCTCTGCCAGGTCGACGACGAGATGCTGCGGTGGTGGGACGCGCCGGTGCGGACGCCCGCCCTGCGCTGGGGATGCTGA